A window of Mucilaginibacter paludis DSM 18603 contains these coding sequences:
- a CDS encoding TIGR01777 family oxidoreductase, translating into MNKHILITGGTGLLGKQLTAALLKKGYSVSHLSRQNNNADAKVKTYLWNVAKGTIDADCIKGVDLIVHLAGAGIADKKWTSERKQLLIESRTRSIALIYDLLKTKPNKVSSVISASGIGYYGDRGNELLTEESSPSADFMGECCVKWEQAVDEAAKLGLRVVKFRTGVVLTTEGGALPQLALPIKFGFGTVLGNGQQWIPWIHLQDVIDMYILSIENESLSGVYNMVAPVPVTNEYFTQAVARQLHKPLWLPKVPAFALKLFLGEMSTVVLGSTKASPGKIEKAGFHFRYITVEDALKEIYK; encoded by the coding sequence ATGAACAAACATATCTTAATAACCGGCGGTACGGGTTTACTTGGTAAGCAACTAACAGCCGCACTCCTAAAAAAAGGCTATAGTGTTTCCCATTTAAGCCGTCAGAATAATAATGCCGATGCTAAAGTAAAAACTTATTTATGGAATGTGGCTAAAGGCACTATCGACGCCGATTGTATCAAAGGTGTTGATTTAATCGTGCACCTGGCCGGTGCCGGCATAGCCGATAAAAAGTGGACTTCTGAGCGTAAACAATTACTGATAGAGAGCCGAACCAGATCAATAGCTCTTATTTACGATTTGCTTAAAACCAAACCGAACAAGGTTAGCAGCGTAATTTCCGCGTCGGGTATTGGCTATTATGGTGATCGGGGCAATGAACTGCTGACGGAAGAAAGTTCGCCGTCTGCAGATTTTATGGGCGAATGTTGCGTTAAGTGGGAACAAGCCGTTGACGAAGCCGCAAAGTTAGGATTGCGTGTTGTAAAATTCAGAACCGGGGTGGTTTTAACCACCGAAGGGGGTGCCCTGCCTCAACTGGCTCTGCCTATCAAATTCGGATTTGGCACTGTATTAGGCAACGGCCAGCAATGGATACCCTGGATCCACCTGCAAGATGTAATAGATATGTATATCCTCAGTATTGAAAACGAATCGCTGTCTGGCGTTTACAATATGGTTGCACCTGTACCCGTAACCAATGAGTACTTTACCCAGGCGGTAGCCAGGCAATTACATAAACCATTATGGCTACCCAAGGTGCCCGCCTTTGCATTAAAGCTTTTTTTAGGCGAAATGAGTACGGTAGTTTTAGGCAGTACCAAAGCCTCGCCCGGCAAAATCGAAAAAGCTGGCTTCCATTTTAGATATATTACCGTGGAAGATGCGCTGAAGGAGATTTATAAGTAG
- a CDS encoding class I SAM-dependent rRNA methyltransferase: protein MIDVVLKKGKEKAVLHKHPWVFSGAIEKVKGKPANGEIVRLLNIKGEFMAYGFYNDQSRVALRLLEWDEQVTIDEAWWREKVGVAVAARSSILEEGVTDTCRLIFSESDYLPGLIVDKYADHLSLQILTSGMENIKPVIIDELQKLLNPASIFDRSDASSREHEGMQPSFGILAGSPPPELVEVVENGIRYGINIAEGQKSGFYCDQRDNRRILADYANGKTVLDCFSYTGGFTLNCFQNEAKSVTSVDSSALAIETLKSNLELNDFEQPDHRAIQSDVNKQLRKFREEGETFDIVVLDPPKYAPSRSALERASRAYKDLNRLGMLILKPGGLLATFSCSGAMDMTTFKQIIAWAALDAGKQVQFIHQFCQPGDHPVSATFPEGEYLKGLLCRVL from the coding sequence ATGATTGACGTTGTACTAAAAAAAGGTAAAGAGAAAGCAGTTCTGCATAAACATCCCTGGGTATTTTCGGGCGCGATAGAAAAAGTGAAAGGCAAACCTGCAAACGGGGAAATTGTACGTTTATTGAATATCAAAGGCGAATTTATGGCCTATGGTTTTTATAACGATCAATCGCGCGTGGCTCTGCGCTTACTGGAGTGGGATGAGCAGGTAACCATTGACGAAGCCTGGTGGAGAGAAAAAGTTGGCGTAGCCGTGGCAGCGCGAAGCAGTATTTTGGAGGAAGGTGTTACGGATACCTGCCGCTTAATCTTCAGCGAGTCCGATTATCTTCCCGGCTTAATCGTTGATAAGTATGCCGATCATCTTTCCCTACAAATATTAACATCGGGTATGGAAAACATCAAACCCGTTATTATTGACGAATTACAGAAGCTGCTGAACCCGGCCAGTATTTTCGACAGGAGTGATGCCTCATCGCGCGAGCATGAGGGTATGCAACCATCATTTGGTATTTTAGCAGGTAGCCCGCCGCCCGAACTGGTAGAGGTAGTAGAGAACGGCATACGGTATGGAATCAACATCGCCGAAGGGCAAAAATCGGGCTTTTACTGCGATCAGCGCGATAACCGGCGTATACTGGCCGATTATGCCAACGGAAAAACCGTGCTCGACTGTTTTAGCTATACGGGGGGATTTACCCTCAACTGTTTCCAGAACGAAGCTAAATCGGTAACCAGTGTGGATAGCTCGGCCCTGGCTATCGAGACCTTAAAAAGTAACCTTGAACTGAACGATTTTGAGCAGCCCGATCACCGCGCCATACAATCTGATGTGAACAAACAGTTGCGCAAGTTTCGTGAAGAGGGTGAAACTTTTGACATTGTAGTACTCGATCCACCCAAATATGCGCCTTCGCGCTCAGCCTTAGAACGTGCCTCAAGAGCTTATAAAGATCTGAACCGTTTAGGAATGCTGATCCTGAAACCGGGTGGCTTACTGGCCACATTTTCATGCTCGGGAGCAATGGACATGACTACCTTTAAACAAATTATAGCCTGGGCCGCTTTAGACGCCGGGAAACAAGTTCAGTTTATCCACCAGTTTTGCCAGCCTGGCGATCATCCCGTAAGTGCCACTTTTCCGGAAGGGGAGTATTTGAAGGGATTGTTGTGCAGGGTTTTGTAA
- a CDS encoding RluA family pseudouridine synthase: protein MTDKDVLYEDNHLIAINKRAGDIVQVDDTGDESLDEKVKKYIAKKYNKPNGAFLGVVHRLDRPVSGVIMFAKTSKALERMNALFKGREIHKTYLAVVRNRPVPESGNLVHWLIKNPQKNVTKPYDHEVPGSLRSELNYRLIGELNGYYLIEVDPITGRPHQIRVQLSTLGCPIVGDNKYGYPRGSLKKSICLHARRIQFIHPIKKEPVDIYAKLPKDGFWDKFEPLAAI, encoded by the coding sequence ATTACGGATAAGGATGTTCTTTATGAGGACAACCACCTGATTGCGATTAATAAGCGGGCGGGCGATATTGTTCAGGTAGATGATACCGGCGATGAATCGCTTGATGAGAAAGTAAAAAAATACATCGCTAAAAAATATAACAAACCCAATGGCGCTTTTTTAGGCGTGGTGCACCGTTTGGACCGCCCCGTAAGCGGCGTTATTATGTTTGCTAAAACAAGTAAGGCGCTTGAGCGTATGAATGCCTTGTTTAAAGGCCGAGAGATTCATAAAACCTACCTGGCGGTGGTGCGTAACAGGCCAGTGCCTGAGAGCGGCAACCTGGTGCATTGGCTGATTAAAAACCCACAAAAAAATGTAACCAAACCCTACGACCATGAGGTGCCGGGCAGTTTACGATCTGAACTGAACTACCGGTTAATTGGCGAGCTAAATGGTTACTATTTAATTGAGGTTGACCCTATCACCGGCAGGCCACACCAAATCAGGGTGCAGCTATCCACGCTGGGATGCCCCATTGTGGGCGATAACAAATATGGCTATCCGCGCGGGAGCCTTAAAAAAAGTATTTGCCTGCATGCGCGCCGCATCCAATTTATACACCCCATCAAAAAAGAACCTGTTGATATTTATGCCAAACTACCAAAAGATGGTTTTTGGGATAAATTTGAGCCTTTGGCGGCTATTTAA
- the panB gene encoding 3-methyl-2-oxobutanoate hydroxymethyltransferase, whose protein sequence is MSVHKEIKKITTNTLQAMKQRGEKIAMLTGYDYSMATILDDAGIDVVLVGDSASNVMAGHETTLPITLDQMIYHASSVVRAVNRALVVVDLPFGSYQGNSKEALNSSIRIMKESGAHAVKMEGGLEIAESVSRILAAGIPVMGHLGLTPQSIYKFGTYTVRAKEEAEADKLREDAIKLQELGCFSIVLEKIPAKLAQEVSQSLSIPTIGIGAGQYCDGQVLVIHDMLGINKGFRPRFLRQYASLYDVMNEAIQAYIKDVKAKDFPSEKEQY, encoded by the coding sequence ATGTCGGTACATAAAGAAATCAAGAAGATTACCACTAATACCTTGCAGGCGATGAAACAGCGCGGCGAAAAGATAGCGATGCTGACGGGATACGACTACTCGATGGCTACTATACTTGATGACGCGGGCATCGATGTGGTTTTGGTAGGCGATTCGGCATCTAATGTAATGGCCGGGCACGAAACTACTTTGCCCATTACGCTTGACCAGATGATCTATCACGCATCATCCGTTGTACGCGCCGTTAACCGTGCTTTGGTGGTTGTGGATCTGCCGTTTGGATCGTACCAGGGAAATTCCAAAGAAGCCTTAAATTCGTCTATCCGGATTATGAAAGAATCGGGCGCGCATGCCGTAAAAATGGAGGGCGGTTTAGAAATAGCCGAATCTGTGAGCCGTATTTTGGCTGCGGGAATACCGGTGATGGGCCATTTAGGTTTAACCCCCCAATCTATTTATAAATTTGGAACCTATACTGTACGGGCAAAGGAAGAAGCGGAGGCTGACAAGCTACGTGAAGACGCCATTAAACTACAGGAGTTGGGCTGCTTCTCGATAGTGCTGGAAAAGATACCCGCTAAGCTGGCCCAGGAGGTAAGCCAAAGTTTATCCATACCAACTATAGGCATAGGCGCCGGGCAGTATTGCGATGGACAGGTATTGGTAATTCATGATATGCTGGGGATTAATAAGGGTTTTCGCCCGCGTTTTTTAAGGCAATATGCCAGTTTGTATGATGTGATGAACGAGGCTATCCAGGCGTATATTAAAGATGTAAAAGCAAAGGATTTCCCGAGCGAGAAAGAGCAGTACTAA
- the carA gene encoding glutamine-hydrolyzing carbamoyl-phosphate synthase small subunit, with protein MSYLIKLPAILLLADGTVFYGKAAGKIGTTTGEICFNTGMTGYQEIFTDPSYFGQIMVTTNAHIGNYGIRKEEVESGHIQIAGLVCKNYNIAYSRKQADESIQDYFQEQNIVSISDIDTRQLVRHIRDKGAMNAIISSEITDIEELKKKLAEVPSMDGLELSSQVSTTETYSFGDENASKRVAVLDLGVKKNILRNFSERDVYAKVFPAKTTFKEMEAFNPDGYFISNGPGDPSAMPYAIHTVKEILASEKPMFGICLGHQLLALANDIPTKKMFNGHRGLNHPVKNVIKNHCEVTSQNHGFGVVPEAVRASDKVEITHVNLNDQSIEGIRVKGKKAFSVQYHPESSPGPHDSRYLFDDFVEMMK; from the coding sequence ATGAGTTATCTAATTAAATTACCCGCCATATTGTTACTGGCAGACGGGACTGTATTTTATGGCAAAGCCGCCGGAAAAATTGGAACCACCACCGGTGAGATCTGCTTTAATACCGGCATGACGGGTTATCAGGAAATTTTTACCGATCCTTCTTACTTCGGACAGATCATGGTAACCACCAACGCCCACATTGGCAATTATGGTATCCGCAAAGAGGAAGTTGAATCTGGGCATATCCAGATAGCCGGCTTGGTTTGTAAAAATTATAACATCGCTTACAGCCGTAAACAGGCCGACGAATCTATCCAGGATTATTTCCAGGAGCAAAACATCGTGTCCATTTCAGATATTGATACCCGCCAATTAGTTCGCCATATCCGTGATAAGGGTGCCATGAACGCCATCATCTCATCAGAAATAACCGACATTGAAGAGCTGAAAAAGAAACTGGCCGAAGTACCATCGATGGATGGCCTGGAGCTTTCGTCGCAGGTTTCAACCACCGAAACCTATAGCTTTGGCGACGAGAATGCCAGCAAGCGTGTGGCGGTTTTGGATTTAGGCGTAAAGAAAAACATCTTGCGTAATTTTTCTGAAAGGGATGTTTATGCCAAAGTTTTCCCGGCCAAAACCACCTTTAAAGAAATGGAAGCATTTAACCCGGATGGCTACTTTATATCCAACGGCCCCGGCGATCCATCGGCTATGCCTTACGCTATCCACACCGTAAAAGAAATTTTAGCTTCCGAAAAACCCATGTTCGGCATTTGCCTGGGCCACCAGTTGTTGGCTTTGGCTAATGATATACCAACAAAAAAGATGTTTAACGGTCACCGGGGCTTAAACCATCCGGTTAAAAACGTTATAAAAAACCACTGCGAAGTAACATCGCAAAATCATGGTTTCGGCGTTGTGCCGGAAGCCGTGAGAGCATCAGACAAGGTTGAGATTACTCACGTTAACCTGAACGATCAGTCGATAGAAGGTATACGTGTAAAAGGAAAAAAAGCATTCTCGGTGCAATATCACCCTGAGTCATCTCCCGGTCCGCACGATTCACGCTATTTGTTTGACGATTTTGTAGAGATGATGAAATAA
- a CDS encoding DUF6438 domain-containing protein: MIIGVSCGEPKVRLNSIREVQLRSGMCMGECPEIIVSIDSLLNYKFHGGRYALKQGYFTGKVSQGFWDTLNMRFEQIHYQQLRNFYQERSTDGPHWDVIIKYSNNTKYISASPSGLTDSVESVFNTYLRSYTLTKLARTNHSLNFDLFKGWVKTNDIKFPPPDNQ, from the coding sequence ATGATAATTGGAGTTTCATGTGGCGAACCCAAAGTGAGGCTTAATTCAATTCGCGAAGTACAACTCAGGTCAGGCATGTGTATGGGTGAATGTCCGGAAATCATCGTCAGTATCGATAGTTTGTTGAATTATAAATTCCATGGAGGCCGCTACGCTCTTAAACAAGGATATTTCACCGGTAAAGTATCGCAGGGCTTTTGGGATACCCTTAATATGCGATTCGAGCAGATACATTATCAGCAACTGCGTAATTTTTATCAAGAGCGAAGCACGGACGGCCCTCACTGGGATGTCATCATAAAATACAGCAACAATACCAAATACATATCAGCAAGCCCGTCGGGATTAACCGATAGTGTTGAATCTGTATTTAACACTTATTTGCGGAGTTATACATTAACTAAACTGGCGCGGACTAATCACTCGCTAAATTTTGATCTGTTTAAAGGATGGGTTAAAACTAACGACATTAAGTTTCCTCCTCCCGATAATCAATAA
- a CDS encoding porin family protein → MKKIIFLVASLFIAGAVNAQVKLGIKGGLDVSNIIKTNDDNFSTSYKAGFNAGVTVEIPIVSPLSIAPEIVFAQKGYKAKTSIGDFTQTTNFIDIPILAKVKLAEGLNVVIGPQVSFLTSTTNTYTNGFSTTIQKQYNDDSDNFRKNLIAGVVGLSFDLSKSVDFHARYALDLQKNNENGTSQTPQYRNQVFQFGLGFKIY, encoded by the coding sequence ATGAAAAAAATCATATTCTTAGTTGCAAGCCTGTTTATTGCAGGGGCAGTAAACGCGCAGGTTAAGTTGGGTATTAAGGGTGGACTTGACGTATCCAACATCATTAAAACAAACGACGATAACTTTAGTACCAGTTACAAAGCCGGCTTTAATGCTGGCGTTACAGTAGAGATTCCGATTGTGAGCCCGCTATCGATAGCTCCGGAAATTGTATTTGCCCAAAAAGGATACAAGGCCAAAACCAGCATCGGCGATTTTACCCAGACCACTAATTTTATAGACATCCCGATTTTAGCCAAAGTAAAATTGGCCGAAGGGTTGAATGTGGTGATTGGTCCGCAGGTGTCCTTTTTAACCTCAACTACCAACACTTATACTAACGGATTTTCAACCACTATACAAAAACAGTATAACGATGATTCGGACAATTTTCGGAAAAACCTGATTGCCGGTGTGGTTGGTTTAAGCTTTGATCTCAGTAAATCTGTTGATTTTCATGCCCGCTATGCGCTGGATTTACAAAAGAACAACGAGAACGGAACCTCCCAAACTCCACAATACCGTAACCAGGTATTCCAGTTTGGCTTAGGGTTTAAAATTTATTAA
- a CDS encoding glycoside hydrolase family 3 protein, with translation MAFSGTFKSIPILLLISITTQVSAQNKESFIKSLNQQNHWVDSVFNKLSKKQKIAQLFMVRAHTNRGQAFEDSIGHVIKKEKIGGLVFFQGGPQRQAVLTNRYQKLAKVPLLIAMDGEWGLAMRLDSTMSYPYQMTLGAIQDNTLIYKMGQEVANDFKRLGMQMNFAPDMDVNNNPNNPVIGYRSFGDNKFNVAKKGIAYMQGMQNNGILTTAKHFPGHGDTDVDSHFDLPQLTFNRERLDSLEEYPFREAIAAGISGIMVAHMNIPALDSTKNLPSTLSKPIITGILKDSLGFKGLTVSDAMEMKGVVKFFPKGEADVRAFIAGNDILELSENTVRAVKMIKKAIHKHEIPKEEFERRVKKVLTAKYWAGLSQPTEVSTSHLAEDLNRPEAKALVQQLCDSAITMLKNDTAAPLVKINPKVALISIGIAKTTVFQQGLNQWYPNSTMFNLAKNASVTELKQIIETLKGFDKVIIGVHDSRLRPGSKLDYTSDVKMFIAEMASHNNTAISVFANPYSIAGLPGIEQCGTLLMGYQMSDEMQRSAVKVLTGQAKATGKLPVSVNTFFPYGTGLAAR, from the coding sequence ATGGCATTTTCCGGCACTTTTAAAAGCATACCTATACTTTTATTAATCTCAATTACCACACAGGTATCAGCGCAAAATAAAGAAAGCTTTATAAAATCATTAAATCAGCAAAATCATTGGGTTGATTCGGTATTTAATAAGCTGAGCAAAAAACAAAAGATAGCCCAGTTATTTATGGTACGTGCACATACCAACAGAGGGCAGGCTTTTGAAGACTCGATAGGCCATGTGATTAAAAAAGAAAAAATTGGCGGTTTAGTCTTTTTTCAGGGCGGCCCCCAAAGGCAGGCGGTTTTAACAAACCGGTATCAAAAGCTGGCTAAAGTACCTCTGTTAATTGCCATGGACGGCGAATGGGGACTGGCTATGCGATTGGATTCAACAATGTCATACCCTTACCAGATGACCCTGGGTGCCATACAGGATAATACCCTTATTTACAAAATGGGGCAAGAGGTGGCTAATGATTTTAAGCGCCTGGGCATGCAAATGAATTTTGCGCCGGATATGGACGTAAACAACAACCCCAACAACCCGGTGATAGGCTACCGATCATTTGGCGATAATAAGTTTAACGTGGCCAAAAAAGGAATAGCCTACATGCAGGGCATGCAGAACAATGGTATTTTAACTACAGCCAAGCATTTCCCCGGCCATGGCGATACTGACGTGGATTCGCACTTTGACTTACCCCAGCTCACTTTTAACAGGGAAAGGCTGGATTCGTTAGAAGAATATCCTTTTAGGGAGGCTATTGCCGCCGGTATCAGCGGCATCATGGTAGCGCATATGAATATCCCGGCATTAGATTCGACCAAGAACCTGCCATCCACCTTATCTAAACCTATTATCACCGGTATTTTAAAAGATTCGCTGGGCTTTAAAGGCTTAACTGTATCCGATGCTATGGAGATGAAAGGCGTAGTCAAATTTTTCCCGAAAGGCGAAGCTGATGTACGCGCCTTTATTGCAGGGAACGATATTCTGGAGCTATCAGAAAATACAGTACGCGCGGTAAAGATGATCAAGAAGGCTATTCATAAACACGAGATCCCGAAGGAAGAGTTTGAGCGCCGGGTAAAAAAAGTATTAACAGCCAAATATTGGGCCGGTTTAAGCCAGCCAACCGAAGTATCAACATCACATCTGGCTGAAGACCTGAACCGACCGGAGGCTAAAGCCCTGGTTCAGCAGTTGTGCGATTCGGCCATCACCATGTTAAAGAACGATACTGCAGCTCCATTAGTTAAAATAAACCCCAAAGTAGCCCTTATCAGTATCGGCATAGCCAAAACAACTGTATTTCAGCAAGGGCTTAACCAGTGGTATCCTAACAGCACAATGTTTAACTTGGCTAAAAATGCCTCAGTTACAGAGCTGAAACAAATCATAGAAACGCTGAAAGGGTTTGATAAAGTAATTATTGGGGTTCATGACAGCCGCCTGCGCCCGGGTAGTAAATTGGACTATACCAGTGATGTTAAAATGTTTATCGCCGAAATGGCCTCGCACAACAATACTGCCATCAGTGTATTTGCCAACCCTTATTCTATAGCCGGCTTGCCCGGTATTGAGCAGTGCGGAACTTTGCTGATGGGTTACCAGATGAGCGACGAAATGCAGCGATCGGCAGTAAAGGTTTTAACGGGGCAAGCTAAAGCAACCGGTAAGTTACCGGTTAGTGTTAATACATTTTTCCCTTATGGCACTGGGCTGGCTGCCAGGTGA
- the radA gene encoding DNA repair protein RadA translates to MAKTKTSYFCQSCGYESAKWLGKCPSCNQWNTFVEEIIEKPNAAVPNWKASTTASTSMQRSNKPVLVSDVVFEEENRLLTPDKEFNRVLGGGIVAGSLVLIGGEPGIGKSTLMLQLAMNMPGLKVLYISGEESEMQIKMRAERLAPNAGKSGGGCYILTETSTQNIFKQIEQLQPDLVVVDSIQTLHSAHIESTPGSVSQVRECTAELLRFAKETSTPVFLIGHITKDGMIAGPKILEHMVDTVLQFEGDRHHVYRILRAIKNRFGSASELGIYEMLGEGLREVSNPSEILLSQRDEPLSGITISATLEGLRPMLIETQALVSTSAYGTPQRSATGFDTKRMNMLLAVLEKRCGFRLGTKDVFLNITGGIRIEDPAIDLGLAAAIVSSHEDIPVPFKTCFAAELGLSGEIRAVNRIEQRIAEAQKLGFEQIFISKYNMPTGGKAKKLDLSRYTIEIKPVGRIEEAFGLLFG, encoded by the coding sequence TTGGCCAAAACAAAAACATCCTATTTCTGCCAGAGCTGCGGCTACGAATCTGCCAAATGGTTGGGGAAATGTCCGTCTTGCAATCAATGGAATACCTTTGTTGAAGAAATTATTGAGAAGCCCAATGCCGCCGTGCCCAACTGGAAAGCGAGCACTACGGCATCAACATCTATGCAGCGCTCTAATAAGCCTGTGCTGGTTTCTGATGTGGTATTTGAAGAAGAGAACCGGCTGCTAACTCCCGACAAGGAGTTTAACCGGGTACTGGGTGGAGGCATTGTGGCCGGGTCCTTAGTGCTGATTGGCGGCGAGCCCGGCATAGGTAAATCAACCCTAATGTTGCAATTGGCCATGAATATGCCGGGGCTCAAGGTATTGTATATCTCGGGCGAGGAAAGCGAGATGCAGATCAAGATGCGCGCCGAGCGGTTGGCGCCTAACGCGGGTAAATCCGGAGGAGGCTGTTATATCCTCACTGAAACATCAACACAAAATATATTTAAGCAGATAGAACAGCTACAGCCCGACCTGGTTGTGGTTGATTCGATACAAACCCTGCATTCGGCCCACATCGAGTCGACGCCCGGCAGTGTTTCGCAGGTGCGCGAATGTACGGCCGAGCTATTGCGCTTTGCCAAGGAAACATCCACCCCTGTTTTTTTGATAGGCCACATCACTAAAGACGGCATGATTGCCGGGCCCAAAATATTGGAGCACATGGTTGATACGGTTTTACAGTTTGAAGGCGACAGGCACCATGTATATCGTATTTTACGCGCTATTAAAAATCGCTTTGGCTCGGCCTCCGAATTGGGGATCTATGAAATGCTTGGCGAAGGTTTGCGCGAGGTTTCCAATCCATCAGAAATATTATTATCGCAACGCGATGAACCACTGAGTGGCATTACCATATCTGCCACCTTAGAGGGCCTTAGGCCGATGCTGATTGAAACACAGGCTCTTGTTAGTACTTCCGCTTACGGAACACCTCAGCGCTCTGCTACGGGCTTTGATACCAAAAGAATGAATATGCTGTTAGCTGTACTGGAAAAACGCTGCGGCTTTAGATTAGGCACCAAAGATGTTTTCTTAAATATCACCGGCGGCATCAGGATCGAAGATCCTGCCATCGACCTGGGCCTCGCCGCGGCCATCGTATCCTCCCACGAGGATATACCAGTACCTTTCAAAACCTGCTTTGCCGCCGAACTTGGCCTCTCGGGCGAGATCCGCGCGGTGAATCGCATTGAGCAGCGCATTGCAGAGGCGCAAAAATTAGGGTTCGAGCAGATATTTATCTCCAAATACAATATGCCCACAGGAGGGAAAGCTAAGAAGCTCGACCTATCGCGCTATACCATCGAAATTAAACCTGTAGGTCGTATAGAAGAGGCCTTTGGTTTGTTGTTTGGGTGA
- a CDS encoding Rne/Rng family ribonuclease, with the protein MVKELIIDATPGGATIALLQDKQLVELHKEQISNNYAVGDIYLGKIKKIMPGLNAAFVDVGYEKDAFLHYLDLGPQVLSLLKLSKQVRGGSYQSKLLDNFKLEEEINKGGKISEVLTKNQLIPVQIAKEPISTKGPRLSSDLSIAGRYVILVPFSETISISKKIKSNTERTRLRKIIESIKPKNFGVIIRTVSEGKGVTELQQDLIDLISKWESFITRLPSTEPAKKILGEIDRTSTILRDLLNPDFQNIYVNDSSIFEEVRTYVHQISPDLESIVKMHKHKEPIFEHYGIDKQIKGAFGKTVNLAGGAYLVIEHTEALHVIDVNSGNRTANKENQETNAFQVNKEAAKEIARQLRLRDMGGIVVIDFIDMHKPNNRKDLFDYLKEEMALDRAKHTILPPSKFGLVQITRQRVRPEMNIVTSEVCPTCNGTGTIRPTILLLDDIENNFNFILTEQNEKNITLCVHPYIEAYIKKGIYNRQMKWFFKYNQWIKVTSNPSYQITEFHFLSSKGEEIKL; encoded by the coding sequence TTGGTAAAAGAATTAATTATCGATGCGACCCCCGGTGGGGCTACTATTGCCTTATTACAGGATAAACAACTTGTAGAACTACATAAAGAGCAAATCAGCAATAATTATGCTGTAGGCGATATTTATCTTGGCAAAATCAAAAAGATTATGCCTGGGTTAAATGCTGCGTTTGTGGATGTAGGTTATGAGAAGGATGCTTTTTTGCATTATCTTGACTTGGGGCCACAGGTGTTGAGCTTATTAAAGCTCTCAAAGCAGGTGCGCGGGGGAAGCTATCAATCTAAATTACTGGATAATTTTAAACTCGAAGAGGAAATAAACAAGGGTGGAAAAATATCGGAGGTTTTAACTAAAAATCAGCTCATACCTGTACAAATAGCTAAAGAACCGATATCAACCAAAGGCCCGCGTTTAAGTTCGGATCTTTCTATTGCCGGCAGGTATGTTATACTGGTGCCTTTCTCCGAAACGATATCGATTTCGAAGAAGATAAAAAGCAATACCGAACGCACCCGCTTGCGTAAGATTATCGAAAGTATCAAGCCTAAAAATTTCGGAGTTATTATCCGCACCGTATCCGAAGGGAAAGGTGTTACTGAGTTACAGCAGGATCTGATCGATCTGATCTCTAAATGGGAATCATTTATTACCCGTTTACCATCTACCGAGCCTGCAAAAAAGATATTGGGCGAAATTGACCGTACCTCTACCATTTTGAGGGATCTGTTAAACCCTGATTTTCAAAATATCTATGTAAACGACAGCAGCATTTTTGAAGAAGTACGTACCTATGTTCATCAAATATCTCCCGACCTGGAAAGTATTGTAAAAATGCACAAACACAAGGAGCCTATTTTTGAGCATTATGGTATTGATAAGCAAATTAAAGGTGCATTTGGCAAAACAGTAAACCTGGCCGGTGGCGCCTATTTGGTTATTGAGCATACCGAAGCCCTGCACGTTATTGATGTAAACAGCGGTAACCGCACCGCTAATAAAGAAAACCAGGAAACCAACGCTTTCCAGGTAAATAAAGAAGCGGCTAAAGAAATTGCCCGTCAGTTGCGCCTGCGCGATATGGGCGGTATTGTGGTGATCGATTTTATCGATATGCACAAACCCAATAACCGGAAGGATCTGTTTGATTACCTGAAGGAGGAGATGGCCTTAGACAGGGCGAAGCATACCATTTTACCACCGAGTAAATTTGGTTTGGTACAGATAACACGCCAACGGGTGCGCCCCGAAATGAATATCGTTACCAGCGAGGTTTGCCCAACTTGTAACGGTACAGGCACCATCAGACCTACTATTTTGTTGCTGGATGATATTGAAAATAACTTCAATTTTATTTTAACAGAACAAAACGAAAAAAACATTACACTTTGTGTACACCCGTACATCGAAGCTTATATTAAAAAGGGGATCTATAACCGCCAGATGAAATGGTTCTTTAAATATAACCAATGGATCAAGGTCACCAGTAACCCATCCTACCAGATCACGGAATTCCACTTCCTGTCGTCAAAGGGCGAAGAGATTAAGTTGTAA